A section of the Mycobacteriales bacterium genome encodes:
- a CDS encoding SAF domain-containing protein gives MPVRRRRPLLAAVAVMLVVGCAAVSASLVLASEDSLSVLTVTRPVPAGQVLTAADLGTATISGSGLTALDASSRDEVVGLTAAVDLLPGTLLSDAMVTPDPVPGPGQAVVGLSLKPGLLPDAELRAGSFVMVVRLAAPTGSPGTAARDQAGDQILVPRARVLSETSDPTTGGRLVSLVLERSAAADVTRAAAAGTVSLVVIGPGA, from the coding sequence ATGCCGGTACGACGACGCCGGCCGCTCCTGGCCGCGGTGGCCGTCATGCTCGTCGTCGGCTGCGCCGCTGTCAGCGCGAGCCTGGTCCTGGCCAGCGAGGACTCCCTCTCCGTGCTCACGGTGACCCGCCCGGTCCCGGCCGGTCAGGTGCTGACGGCCGCCGACCTCGGCACCGCGACCATCTCCGGCAGCGGCCTGACCGCCCTCGACGCCAGCTCGCGGGATGAGGTGGTCGGTCTCACGGCGGCGGTCGACCTGCTGCCCGGGACGCTGCTCTCCGATGCCATGGTCACGCCGGACCCCGTCCCGGGACCTGGCCAAGCCGTCGTCGGACTCTCGTTGAAGCCGGGCCTGCTGCCCGACGCGGAGCTGCGAGCCGGCTCCTTCGTGATGGTGGTCCGCCTCGCGGCCCCGACCGGATCGCCGGGCACCGCCGCCCGCGATCAGGCCGGCGACCAGATCCTCGTCCCACGAGCTCGCGTGCTGAGTGAGACGAGCGACCCGACCACGGGCGGCCGGCTGGTCTCGCTGGTCCTCGAACGGTCGGCGGCCGCTGACGTGACCCGGGCCGCGGCAGCAGGCACCGTCTCCCTGGTCGTCATCGGACCCGGCGCATGA